A portion of the Lampris incognitus isolate fLamInc1 chromosome 9, fLamInc1.hap2, whole genome shotgun sequence genome contains these proteins:
- the LOC130118144 gene encoding rano class II histocompatibility antigen, A beta chain-like, whose product MSALRLSSVLLLLLPSLSGEDGLFACGVMRCQFNARDARDVVYLEQLYFNGIFQLQYNSTLGNFTGNTEKGKQLAKTFNINPALIAEKKRSIHMFCIDYIPALYHNILDKTAEPDVKLRSAEPFRRQYPAMLVCSAYNFYPKQIIVTWLKNGKEVTSGVTTPQELPNGNWFYQIHSHLEYTPSHGEKITCMVEHASLSRPKLYDWDPMPESERNKIAIGTAALVPGLISVTVGLICYIRRSRAGREPVPRS is encoded by the exons ATGTCGGCTCTGAGGCTCTCGTCCGTCTTGCTGTTGCTGTTGCCGTCACTATCTGGAGAGG ATGGTCTCTTTGCCTGCGGTGTTATGCGCTGTCAGTTTAATGCCAGAGATGCCCGTGACGTCGTGTACCTCGAGCAGCTCTACTTCAACGGGATTTTTCAACTACAATACAACAGCACGCTGGGGAATTTCACTGGCAACACGGAGAAAGGGAAACAACTGGCAAAGACCTTCAACATAAATCCAGCGCTGATAGCAGAAAAGAAGCGGAGCATCCACATGTTTTGCATTGACTACATCCCAGCCCTCTACCATAACATACTGGACAAGACAG CTGAGCCCGACGTCAAGCTGAGGTCAGCCGAGCCATTCAGGCGCCAATATCCTGCTATGTTGGTCTGCAGTGCATACAATTTCTATCCCAAACAAATCATTGTGACATGGCTGAAGAATGGAAAGGAGGTGACATCCGGTGTGACCACTCCCCAGGAACTGCCCAATGGAAACTGGTTTTACCAGATTCACTCTCATCTGGAGTATACGCCCTCACATGGAGAGAAAATCACCTGCATGGTGGAGCATGCCAGCCTCAGCAGACCCAAGCTTTACGATTGGG ATCCTATGCCTGAGTCGGAGAGGAACAAGATAGCGATTGGGACAGCAGCACTGGTACCCGGGCTGATCTCTGTAACTGTTGGGCTGATTTGCTACATCAGAAGGTCGAGAG CTGGACGGGAGCCAGTACCAAGAAGTTAA
- the si:ch1073-228j22.2 gene encoding LOW QUALITY PROTEIN: SPRY domain-containing SOCS box protein 2 (The sequence of the model RefSeq protein was modified relative to this genomic sequence to represent the inferred CDS: deleted 3 bases in 2 codons): protein MGLTLSVWLCGTTADKKPPSSSAFLTAAVPTSSRLAVMLNSSPVVPDNRRSHWSASHCSTHFLPLATKQEVTREPVEQSSDGVRAEMGVKRGLHLWEMRWDPAHRGSHAVIAITTENCLLQASGYSMLSGTDAQSWGWELSTNQLWHGGLILGKYPGERGLRRQGHFFPVPETVLVVLDADAGTLGYIVSGCFLGVAFRDLPGGVELFLAVSSVRGGSTIQLRYLNGASR from the exons ATGGGACTCACGTTATCTGTTTGGCTGTGTGGCACGACAGCAGACAAAAAGCCCCCCTCTTCATCAGCCTTCCTCACGGCAGCTGTTCCGACCTCCTCTCGCCTGGCCGTCATGCTGAACTCCTCTCCAGTTGTTCCAGATAACAGACGATCGCACTGGAGCGCCTCACACTGCTCAACTCACTTCCTGCCTTTGGCCACAAAACAGGAAGTGACTCGCGAACCCGTTGAACAGAGCAGCGATGGGGTGAGGGCTGAGATGGGCGTTAAGCGTGGGCTACACCTGTGGGAGATGCGGTGGGATCCGGCCCACAGAGGAAGTCATGCTGTGATTGCCATTACCACTGAAAACTGCCTGCTGCAAGCCTCAGGTTACAGCATGCTATCAGGCACAGATGCCCAGTCTTGGGGATGGGAGCTCAGCACCAATCAGCTTTGGCATGGGGGTCTGATTCTGGGGAAATACCCCGGAGAGAGGGGCCTA AGACGCCAGGGCCACTTCTTCCCTGTCCCTGAAACTGTGTTGGTGGTGCTGGATGCTGACGCAGGAACTCTGGGATACATTGTCAGTGGCTGCTTCCTCGGCGTAGCTTTCAGGGATCTC CCCGGGGGGGTGGAGCTGTTCCTGGCTGTGAGCAGTGTAAGGGGAGGGTCCACCATACAACTGCGTTACCTCAACGGTGCCTCACGTTAA